One Legionella hackeliae DNA segment encodes these proteins:
- a CDS encoding efflux RND transporter periplasmic adaptor subunit produces the protein MKYYKQKYLFLGFLLSFAFSHAIFAHGEKIEISDKPRGPIFLTKEQEKIIDLKLIKATKGPLAQMLGLNGEIQLLPNEQADVSVRISGNVSALYANLGDHVKAGQPLLKVQSRLIGDPPPSIIINSPMTGIIDARNVTLGQSVEPNTILYHISNRNRLIVVASVYEEDLGKVKLGQQAYVHVLSYPKQPFIGKVILIEPNLDSVTRTVRVQIILDNTNDLLKPGMFARANLILQQNQNALTVPNSAVLEANDEKFVFKREGNQFQRTLVKTGISDEKYVEITQGLVDGDEVVIQGNRQLYTLWLTGGQLPNTEDHQ, from the coding sequence ATGAAGTATTATAAACAAAAATACTTATTTTTGGGGTTCCTACTGTCTTTCGCATTTAGTCATGCGATTTTTGCGCATGGGGAAAAAATTGAGATTTCTGACAAGCCGCGTGGCCCCATTTTTCTTACCAAAGAACAAGAAAAAATTATTGATTTAAAGCTTATAAAAGCCACAAAAGGTCCTCTTGCTCAGATGTTAGGCCTCAATGGTGAAATTCAACTTTTACCGAATGAACAAGCTGACGTCAGTGTTAGAATTAGTGGCAATGTTTCCGCCTTGTATGCCAATTTAGGTGATCACGTCAAAGCTGGACAACCTTTGCTGAAAGTGCAATCACGCCTTATCGGTGACCCACCTCCGAGTATTATAATTAACTCCCCAATGACAGGGATAATTGACGCTCGCAATGTAACCCTTGGACAATCTGTCGAACCCAATACCATTTTATACCACATCAGCAATCGCAATCGTCTTATTGTCGTGGCTAGTGTCTATGAAGAAGATTTAGGTAAGGTAAAGCTTGGACAACAAGCCTATGTCCATGTTCTTAGTTATCCCAAGCAACCCTTTATCGGCAAAGTCATTTTGATAGAGCCTAATCTTGACTCCGTCACTCGAACCGTAAGGGTACAAATTATTCTTGATAATACAAATGATCTTCTAAAGCCTGGCATGTTTGCGCGGGCGAATTTAATTTTGCAACAAAACCAGAACGCATTGACTGTTCCCAATTCCGCCGTGTTAGAAGCGAATGATGAAAAATTTGTTTTTAAACGTGAAGGTAATCAATTTCAGCGCACCCTCGTTAAAACAGGGATAAGTGATGAAAAATATGTCGAAATTACTCAAGGTCTTGTTGACGGTGATGAGGTGGTTATTCAGGGAAATCGCCAACTCTATACACTGTGGTTAACAGGGGGACAATTACCCAATACAGAGGATCATCAATAG
- a CDS encoding TolC family protein, with protein MRIGKPDGHTLACLLIACLLPLISFASPPLKLEALTKAAIENNKDLRAARYSVLLAASRLKQAGLWPNPSLQLSNTDDRLLTNEGEYSRSIGFSQAFPISGRLHQQKNVARVDIAIAMGEIRNAKRQLRGQVADSFYALLITEERLKQLNKLLSINQQLMQVSQKRFHAAEVSELDANTAKLEYQRILQEKQSLTSFKINQQAQLNQLLGRSKQTPLLIDRTLPKSMFLPSLEELQKNALEQRPEMQIAWLSFNRSQAAQQLARAERWADWTIGLGVQQDKIAVEGAPLQRPDRAFNVNITIPLPLVNRNQGRIMETNLQGTQNLMKIKALSLTIKNEVASNYGQVMALQTALRQSQSGETFKLINRNVTLAREAYRNGQISLLEVLQIQRQQNELQTTRLNILEKYLQAVVKLCTALGNNRVPLCSPFSGKRTLHVCTHHEVL; from the coding sequence ATGAGGATTGGTAAACCGGATGGTCACACGCTGGCATGCCTGCTAATCGCCTGTTTGTTGCCGCTAATTAGCTTTGCCTCACCCCCATTGAAGTTAGAAGCACTGACAAAAGCGGCTATTGAAAATAATAAGGACTTACGGGCAGCACGCTACAGCGTCCTTCTGGCAGCCTCTCGTCTTAAGCAAGCCGGATTGTGGCCAAATCCAAGTTTACAGCTTTCCAACACCGATGACCGTCTCCTAACGAATGAAGGTGAATATTCTCGTAGTATTGGATTTTCACAAGCCTTCCCTATCTCTGGCCGTCTTCATCAACAAAAAAATGTAGCTCGCGTTGATATTGCCATTGCTATGGGAGAAATTAGAAATGCAAAACGTCAGCTTCGAGGACAAGTGGCTGATAGTTTCTACGCCCTGCTGATTACTGAGGAGCGCTTAAAACAATTGAATAAACTTTTGAGTATTAATCAACAATTAATGCAGGTCAGTCAAAAACGTTTTCATGCCGCAGAAGTTTCAGAGTTGGATGCAAACACAGCGAAACTCGAATATCAGCGTATTTTACAAGAAAAGCAATCACTAACCAGTTTTAAAATTAATCAACAAGCGCAACTTAATCAACTGTTGGGTCGCTCAAAACAAACCCCCTTATTAATCGATAGAACTTTGCCAAAATCCATGTTCCTGCCTTCTCTGGAAGAGTTACAAAAAAACGCATTAGAACAACGCCCCGAGATGCAAATTGCCTGGTTAAGTTTCAACCGCTCTCAGGCTGCTCAACAACTTGCTCGCGCAGAACGATGGGCTGACTGGACCATTGGATTGGGCGTGCAACAAGATAAGATCGCAGTAGAAGGAGCTCCCCTGCAAAGGCCGGATCGTGCTTTTAACGTTAATATTACTATCCCTCTTCCCTTGGTAAATAGAAATCAGGGACGCATTATGGAGACTAATCTGCAAGGAACGCAGAATCTTATGAAAATTAAGGCCCTTAGTCTAACTATAAAAAATGAGGTCGCCAGTAATTACGGTCAGGTTATGGCATTGCAAACAGCTTTACGGCAATCACAATCCGGTGAAACATTCAAACTTATCAATCGTAATGTTACATTGGCAAGAGAAGCTTATCGCAATGGTCAAATTTCTTTGCTTGAAGTGCTACAAATCCAACGTCAACAAAATGAACTACAAACCACGCGATTGAATATTCTTGAAAAATATTTACAAGCGGTCGTGAAATTATGCACAGCGTTAGGCAATAACCGTGTTCCACTCTGCAGCCCTTTCTCTGGAAAAAGGACATTACATGTATGCACTCATCATGAAGTATTATAA
- a CDS encoding copper-transporting P-type ATPase → MNHKHHSHHHAKDVEHKHSCCHSSSTQAKKVTEANGPAIYTCPMHPEIRQDEPGNCPICGMALEPEVVSLKEEHNPEYIDMRRRFWVGLFLSLPVLVLAMGEHLLPTIPAKLSLWIQLILATPVVLWAGWPFFVRGWQSIKTTHLNMFTLIAIGTGVAWGYSLVATLFPQFFPASFRNEHGVVAVYFEAAAVITTLVLLGQVLELKAREKTGSAIKALLSLAPNNAHRLDSDNLEQEISLEEIAVDDRLRVRPGEKIPVDGEILEGYSNIDESMITGEPIPVSKKIGDQVIGGTINQTGSFIMKAVHVGRDTMLQRIVQMVSDAQRSRAPIQRLADLVASWFVPLVIVIALFAFIIWFIAGPQPAMSYGLIAAVSVLIIACPCALGLATPMSIMVGIGKGAGSGILIKNAQSLEQLEKVNTLVVDKTGTLTEGHPQLTQVVTEKLSETEVLILAASLEHNSEHPLARAIVMSAKEKGLTLATVTNFDAPSGKGVRGVIDGHNISIGNALLMKEEQADVTAFQTKADELRTNGASVMFMAIDHTIAAILVIEDPIKSTTKAAIDALQKEGIEIVMLTGDNKKTADAVAAKLGIHHVVAEVLPADKSRVVAELQAKNKVVAMAGDGVNDAPALAKADIGIAMGTGTDVAIESAGVTLLHGDLNGIVKARRLSEATMRNIRQNLFFAFIYNMLGVPVAAGIIYPFTGLLLNPMIAAAAMSLSSVSVIVNALRLRWVKL, encoded by the coding sequence ATGAATCACAAACATCATTCTCATCATCATGCAAAAGACGTAGAGCACAAACATAGCTGCTGTCATTCATCATCTACTCAAGCGAAAAAGGTGACAGAAGCCAATGGCCCAGCCATTTATACTTGCCCGATGCATCCTGAAATTCGACAGGATGAACCAGGTAACTGCCCTATTTGTGGGATGGCACTTGAACCTGAGGTTGTTTCATTGAAAGAAGAACATAATCCTGAATATATTGATATGCGTCGTCGTTTTTGGGTTGGATTATTTTTATCTTTACCTGTGTTAGTCCTTGCTATGGGAGAACATCTACTCCCCACTATTCCCGCAAAACTGTCATTGTGGATACAACTGATTCTAGCAACCCCCGTTGTTTTATGGGCTGGCTGGCCATTCTTTGTTCGAGGTTGGCAATCAATAAAAACAACTCATCTAAATATGTTCACACTCATTGCCATTGGTACTGGAGTAGCGTGGGGTTATAGTCTCGTCGCCACCTTATTTCCACAGTTTTTTCCTGCAAGCTTTCGTAACGAGCATGGGGTTGTTGCTGTTTACTTCGAGGCGGCTGCAGTAATAACAACTCTGGTATTGCTCGGGCAAGTGCTGGAACTTAAAGCCCGCGAAAAGACAGGAAGTGCTATAAAAGCGTTGTTAAGCCTCGCCCCAAACAATGCACATCGTCTTGATTCCGACAATCTCGAACAGGAAATTAGTCTTGAAGAGATTGCAGTTGACGATAGGTTACGCGTTCGCCCCGGTGAAAAAATTCCAGTTGATGGTGAAATTCTTGAAGGTTATAGCAATATCGATGAATCGATGATTACAGGCGAACCTATCCCAGTTAGTAAAAAAATAGGGGATCAAGTTATCGGAGGTACTATTAATCAGACTGGCAGCTTTATCATGAAAGCTGTTCACGTGGGCCGTGATACCATGTTACAACGAATTGTGCAGATGGTAAGTGACGCCCAACGTAGTCGCGCGCCCATCCAACGGCTAGCCGATCTGGTCGCCTCCTGGTTTGTCCCACTGGTTATTGTCATTGCCCTATTTGCATTTATTATTTGGTTTATTGCAGGTCCTCAACCCGCAATGAGTTATGGTTTAATTGCTGCGGTTTCTGTGCTGATTATCGCTTGTCCTTGCGCCTTGGGACTAGCTACTCCGATGTCAATTATGGTAGGTATTGGTAAAGGGGCAGGAAGTGGCATACTCATTAAAAATGCCCAATCTCTTGAGCAATTAGAAAAAGTAAATACCCTGGTAGTTGATAAGACCGGCACTTTAACCGAAGGTCATCCTCAACTAACTCAGGTTGTTACAGAAAAGCTTTCCGAAACAGAGGTACTAATCTTAGCAGCATCGTTGGAACATAACAGTGAACACCCTCTTGCTAGAGCCATTGTCATGTCTGCTAAAGAAAAAGGGTTAACACTGGCCACGGTGACGAACTTTGACGCGCCTTCAGGCAAGGGAGTCCGTGGTGTTATTGATGGCCATAATATTTCTATTGGCAATGCTCTGTTAATGAAAGAGGAACAAGCCGATGTGACTGCATTTCAAACCAAAGCCGATGAACTGCGAACAAATGGTGCCTCTGTGATGTTCATGGCAATTGACCATACTATTGCAGCAATTTTAGTCATAGAAGATCCAATTAAATCGACAACAAAAGCTGCCATCGATGCTTTGCAAAAAGAGGGCATCGAAATCGTCATGCTGACTGGTGACAATAAAAAAACAGCCGATGCAGTCGCTGCAAAGCTTGGTATTCATCACGTGGTTGCTGAGGTTTTGCCGGCTGACAAAAGTCGCGTCGTTGCAGAATTACAGGCAAAAAACAAAGTTGTTGCTATGGCTGGTGATGGTGTAAATGATGCTCCCGCTTTGGCAAAAGCAGACATCGGCATTGCGATGGGCACGGGTACAGATGTAGCTATAGAAAGTGCTGGAGTTACCTTGCTTCATGGCGATTTAAATGGCATCGTTAAAGCTCGACGCCTTTCTGAAGCAACCATGCGTAATATTCGCCAAAATTTATTTTTTGCCTTTATCTATAATATGCTCGGAGTTCCTGTTGCCGCAGGTATTATCTATCCTTTCACAGGATTACTCTTAAATCCAATGATTGCCGCAGCCGCGATGTCCTTAAGTTCAGTGTCTGTTATCGTTAATGCACTACGCTTGCGCTGGGTTAAGTTATGA
- a CDS encoding metal-sensitive transcriptional regulator, with product MSNHPTHAKELSRINRVLGQLEGIKRMIEEKRYCVDIMTQLRASRNALKTIELSVLETHLGHCLTEACQSNDEQRKSEQLREIINLLQKYE from the coding sequence ATGTCGAATCATCCAACACATGCAAAAGAGTTATCCCGCATTAATCGAGTTCTTGGTCAGCTTGAAGGTATTAAGCGGATGATTGAGGAAAAACGCTATTGTGTCGACATCATGACGCAGTTACGTGCCTCTAGAAACGCCCTAAAAACAATCGAGCTCAGTGTTCTTGAAACCCATTTAGGCCATTGCTTAACAGAAGCATGCCAAAGTAATGATGAACAACGTAAGTCTGAACAGTTGCGAGAAATTATTAATTTATTGCAAAAATATGAATAG
- a CDS encoding CBS domain-containing protein, with amino-acid sequence MILKTYDITNINHLITPQEFSAITLDSPALDIFTDFQKTEPLVIDDSLDVVTAEDLMKKTHVRLKLVQKNEEFVGMLAYADLIGEKMMALSHHTPRNQILVSDVMTPRVQLKAIAFNDLKRAKIRDVIETLKNEGKQHFLVTDEGNCIRGILSASDIARRLHVPIDITRVSTFIDIYKALNHDKY; translated from the coding sequence ATGATTTTAAAAACTTATGACATTACCAACATTAATCATTTGATTACACCGCAAGAATTTTCTGCAATAACATTAGATTCTCCTGCATTAGACATTTTCACCGACTTTCAAAAGACTGAACCGTTAGTTATTGATGATTCATTAGATGTAGTAACTGCTGAAGATTTAATGAAGAAGACCCATGTGCGATTGAAGCTTGTGCAGAAGAACGAAGAGTTTGTTGGCATGCTGGCCTATGCTGATTTGATCGGTGAAAAAATGATGGCTCTTTCGCACCACACGCCAAGAAATCAAATTTTGGTCAGTGATGTGATGACTCCTAGAGTTCAATTAAAAGCCATTGCGTTTAATGATTTAAAAAGAGCCAAAATTAGAGATGTTATCGAAACACTTAAAAATGAAGGCAAGCAACATTTTTTAGTGACAGATGAAGGAAATTGCATCCGTGGAATTCTTTCTGCCAGTGACATTGCCCGTCGCTTACATGTCCCTATTGATATTACTCGTGTTTCTACCTTTATTGATATCTATAAAGCATTAAATCATGACAAATATTAA